The Scylla paramamosain isolate STU-SP2022 chromosome 20, ASM3559412v1, whole genome shotgun sequence nucleotide sequence CCAATGACTGGTCTACGCTCAACACTCACCCAGCAGAGTCTTGTCGTCGTAGCGGGATTCCCTCAGGGTGTAGAAGGCCCGCACTGCCAAGTCAGAGTCTTCGTAGGTAATGACCATTGACCCGTACTCGTAGTAGATGGGGCCGATGCTGGAGTACTTGTAGCCGGCAgctggtggtggcaatggtggtggtggtgatgatggtggtacaCGGCAGCGGCAGGGAAAAAGTAGAGGTGGTGtggttatttagttagttacaTAAGGGAATACAGTTACTATTCTCTTCCCTCCAataagagtgagtgagtaaacTAACCCACAACATTCAGTCAGGTCAGTTGCATACACTGGCATAATTTCaagtttttatctcctttcccttaCATTTTTACACATCGCCTTTCTTACTCCTTGGAATGCAGTACAGACCGCTCATCCGcctaaattcacacacacacacacacacacacccacacacacacacaccgcagagCCCACTAACCCCTGCACCACCGGGCTGCTTCAACAACAGCACAGTTATGAAGCAAAACATCATTTAATACAAAGCAACTATGAGTTATATACAAACACTTACCGTTTCCGAGGATGTCAGTCAGTATATTGTCGTACTGGGCGCTGGGACAGGTTCGGGGGAAGGTTGCCGACGAAGAGAGCAATGTTGGAGCCGTGGGGGTCCTTTGCTAGCTGGAGATAGAAGCGCATCATCTCCATCTGCCGCACACTCTCCCTCGCCACGGCCTTCATTAGCTCCCAGGGGCGCTCAGAATTCTCCATCACCCTCTCTGATACTGTgtcgggaaggagggagggagtgagggggtggtgaggtgtgtgtaggggaggaggaaaggtcgGGAAGAAGGGTGattgtgataatggtggtggtagtagtatagttgtggtggtggtggtggttgttgttgttgttgttattgggaGAGTATGTACTGTATATGACATGAGTgataaagctctctctctctctctctctctctctctctctctctctctctctctctctctctctctctctctctctctctctctctctctctctctctctcaagaacacCACTATGTACATATGACGCCAGgttaacatgaaagaaaaaaaaaaacacttcatatcattctcttttctctcacccaCCCCACAACTCACACAAGCCAACTACTGCCGGCTCACGACCATTGTCTCTCATCAACGCCTACACTAAGACACCCCCAATCCCAATCCCCCACTACATCCCCACTCCACTCCATTCCACTCCCTTACCGTCGCCTACTCCAACATTTTATGAGCCTGCTGCTGTCTACTGTCATTCTGTCTACCTTCCTTGCCTCTACCTCACGTGTTCCCGACCAGTCATGTCCTCAAGCCCACctagctcctcctcctaactCCAGCCCACTCCAGGCCCACTCCTTCACTAACAAAGGCAcgggctcttttttttttttttttttttttttttgcaaaggtgGGACATGACCTGGTATTGATTATTGAGAAGATCTTTAGACGCGTCCAGGTTAAATGCACACTtcacctacctacctgtctcctctctctctctctctctctctctctctctctctctctctctctctctctctctctctctctcctctctctctctctctctctctctctctctctctctctctctctctcttcttgttcatctctttcttcttcttctattcttcgttctctttcatCACCCATATTTCCATTCCGTAAGCCAAACATACTCTAAAATCACTCAAGAAACTCTATAAGCACATTATTTAGTCTTgaaacacacccacccacccacccacccacccacacacacacacacacacacacacacacacacacacacacacacacagagatagacaggtatataaatagatggatagacagatagataaatagatagtagACATGCGATTTATTGACCATAACACAtaaccataacacacacacacacacacacacacacacactcacctcccttgtcCAGCATGACCTCCACCAGGCGGTAGTCCTCAGGGTTGGCGTCAGGCAAGTCGAACTTCTTGAGGGCCAGCGAGATGACCTCCGTGACGCAGGTGTGGGAGGTGACGGGCAGCACTGTATGTTCCACGCCCACAGCACCGCCCAAGCGAGACGGGTATACGTGAATCTGGCCCTCATCATTGCCTTTCTCCCTGTGTACACGTAGAAAGGCGTGAATgggtaagtacacacacacacacacacacacacacacacacgcacacacacacacacacacaaacaaacatcgTTGAGGTAATACGATATGGTTGTtcgtcatcacacacacacacacacacacacacacacacacacacacacacacacacacacacacacacacacacacacacacacacacacacacacaccagtcaagTCATCATACCTGCCTCGTCGCCACACACGAGAGATGAGCAAACAAAGTGTGAAGGAGGAAGTACTGAGGGGGGGATAAGCACAGCATGCAGGGGGCAgggggctggagggagggagggagggtgaggaggaaaggaagcacaAAGAGTAGTAAGTAAATATAGAGGCCTGGCGGGAGGGagacacaggtgagagagagagagagagagagagagagagaggagagagagagagagagagagagagagagagagagagagagagagagagagagagagagagagagagagagagagagagagagagagagagagagagagaggagagagagagagagagagagagagagagtagacacaGATGAACAGGACAcaacagaagaaacaagaacTGAAACCCAGGTAGATTGACTAATGAACATCGTCACCTGTATCTGAGGAACACCGCTGGTCGCTTGCCATCCCGACGGGTCAGCTTGGACACGGGCAAGGCATCAGTCAGCTCGGTCTCCTCGGCAGCAGAGGCGTCCGTCAGGTAGGTATTACCGACCTCCTGCGGCAGGTGGAAAGCACGCAGCGCCGCCGTCAGGAACTCCGCCACCGAGGCAGTCTTGGAGATCGTGATGGGGCGGAACATGCGGCGCCTCTGGGAGCTGTTGCCATCAAACACCTTGACCACCTCTGTTGAGTGTGGAAGAGTGGGTCGTGTTGGGTGTGGCGTGgaaagggaggcgaggaggaaaaagaacagtgaTAGAAGAGGAACCCATGGCTAGATTCAAAACACAACtctaagaaagagagagagagagagaaagagagagagagagagagagagagagagagagagagagagagagagagagagagagagagagagagagagagagagagagagagagagagagagagagagagagagagagagagagagagagagagagagagaattttgacaCGCAAACAAGAACTACCAACAAACAGATAAAAGTTAACCTCCCAGTCATTCAATAATTTAATCCTAATGTCCACTATCCACATTTTTCGCaagtcattcatccattcaacCATACACACCAACCACCCATTCATCCAGTGTGACCTTGATGCTACTGCAGTGGCATAACACAACTCCTACCTATTCGAGCATCATCTAGGGACCATATTCTCAAACGCCCCGCGCAGcacctccagcacattgaaagTATTAAGAATCTTTACtctactgacagattaacaagacttctacgttatcaacaggagaaacactcttgagaacccggctgatcatctcagtgtgtctttgaaaatagtggtagtgaAACAGCAGAGCGTTTTTGAATAATACCCCAGTTCTCACCTTCGTCCTTCTCATCCCTGTCCTTGGATCTCTCCCTCATGGCTGGCTCCTCAGACTCACGCGCCTTGTAGCCCTCACTCACGAACTCCTCAGAGATGCTCCTTGCTGCGGGTTGAGGCACGGAGGGGGGTTagtggcagggaagggaggcggggagagaaaggaatagaagacaGGGGcataggagagaagaagaaagacaggggcatgagatgagagagagaaaaaaaaaaaagaaaggaaggaaggaaggaaggaaggaaggaaggaaggaaggaaggaaggaaggaaggaaggaaggaaggaaggaaggaaggaaggaaggaaagaaagaaagaaggaaggagggaaaaaggaagaaagggaggaaggaaggaagaaaggaaggagggacggaaagaaggaaggaaggagggtaggatagcatggatggatggatggatggatggatggatgggagggagggatgaaagaaagggagaaaaggaaccAAGACATAaaatataagaggaggaagcaatatttttcacttataatacatataacAATTACGTATcggtaaactactactactactactactactactactactactactactactactactactactactactactactactgctactactgctactattaccagGAACACGTACACGTACATTCGCGGGAGAGCGTGTCCTTCCTCCTGTTCTGTACCCCAATGATGGCTTCCATGGGCACCTCTGTTCGTGGGATGCTTACTGCgcggggaggagagagacacgGTGAGGGGGGAGAGCGAGGTTACTTCTAGCTGAGAGTATGTGCGTgttggggtgaggggagagagtgtgtttgtgtgttggggtgacagtagagggtgagtgtgtggataTGTTGGGGTAAGaggatatgagtgtgtgtgtctgtgtgtgtgtgggtttgagTGTGTTCatcttgaaggaaggaaagtgagtgtGGAGTGTGGTAAGACTGAGGCACACGAATTTGCAGTTGTAATTcttttgtacgagtatgtgagggaggcagagagatgGACGGGTCTGAATGATACGTGGGTGAAGAAGCTGCATTCTGAAGCGTTCAAGAGAAAGCCAAACTGAAGCCAACGTTTAAGATGAGGTTCTCTAAGCCTCACTATGAAATTTATGTTTAATCTACTGAATCTGATACTGCGTTGAGTGTtctaatggtgtgtgtgtgtgtgtgtgtgtgtgtgtgtgtgtaaaactgaCCAGCACTCGGGGGCAGCATGATGGGTTCCAGCAGTCCAAAGGTGCATGTCTCCGGCACCCTGCTGGAGCAGCTGGCGTGCACCGTGTAGCCGCACCACTCGCACCGCAGCCCCCGCCAGACACTCGGCCCGTCCAGCATGTCTTCTTGTCCACCTgcaacaccaccgccacattGCACCAACTCGCCAATGCCAGCCACACCtctaaagactctctctctctctctctctctctctctctctctctctctctctctctctctctctctctctctctctctctctctctctctctctctctctctctctctctctctctctgctcacctATGTACACCGAGGCTaccttaatgtgtgtgtgtgtgtgtgtgtgtgtgtgtgtgtgtgtgtgtgtgtgtgtgtgtgtgtgtgtgtgtgtgtgtgtgtgtgtgtgtgtgtgtgtgtgtgtgtgtgtgtgtgtgtgctttgtctcaatcttctttcctcctctcttctcattttctctttttctccatgtatcttcctctttctccttctcctgttccactttctttttttcttttttcccctcgtccAAATCTGGCTCTATtaactattcctcctccttctcctcttcctcttcctcctcctcctcctcctcctcgtcctcctcctcctcctcctcctcctctcctcttcctcctcctcttcttcttcttcgtcttcctcctcctcctcttcctcctcctcctcctcctcctctcctctagcactctttcctctcaccacgGCCATTACTCTCCACCATCACATCTTCTTTTACtctaccactacctcctcctcctcctcctcctcctccttcatcaccactaacacGTGTGCCCTCACTACTCCCAACGCCTCAAggttcaccatcactaccattagaAAACACTACCACCCTTGACACCATTCCCCACgactcaccacaccaccatttCGTTCACTCATCATcattcaccaccacatcaccaacCATTCATTCACCATCTATTCACTCTACACCATTCAACACCACCAAGTTAATATTCTGGTCAGTTTACACCCCTCAGCATCTCTCGTTCACCACCCACAGCGTCACTCACCACACATTTTGAGTTGGCAGGTAAGTTTCCCTCACGCCAGTGGTGTTGTTGTACCACTTGGGGAAGAGTCTTGTCCAGGATAAAGATGGCGCAGTCCTTGCAGTTTGGAACCACGAAGTCCTCGCAGTCCACGTGCACAAAGTACTCGCACACTGCAACACAACGGAGGggagggttagtgtgtgtgtgtgtgtgtgtgtgtgtctgtgtgtgtgttgggggtgaGGGGTGGTAGAGTACAGTTATGAATTTGTGTTGGTGGATAATCTAATAGTGTGTTTAAGTTAGTGTTTGTGTATTATGTGATTTGAGCAAGCAGTATACGTACCTGGATACTGTAGTCAATAaactctatctatttatttacctgtctacttacctatctatatctacctgtgtgtgtacgtatgtttcTGCTCACCGTAACTGgcatctatttccttccttactacAAATGGATTCTTTAGATAATTTTTTGCTTACTGAAACTGGAAACGTACATCCTTGCTTACAGAAACTAGATGCCTTAACTTTTAGCTTGCTGGAATCCTCAATGCTCTCTTGCTGGAATTCTTGTTTACTAATTTACTGGATCATTAAATTCTTACTTACTCAAATTCTCAACCCTTGCTTTCTggaacctatttttttttttattggagctTTGAACTCTTACTtgctggaaccttaaaaacttGCCTACTAGATCCTTCAATTCCTCTTGATTGTAACTCTTAATACTTTCATACTGGAACATTAAACCCTTGCTCACTGTAACACActgtcttttatttacttattctctgGAACTTTGGATCCCTGCTTACTGAAATCTCCAATGCTTGCTACTTACTTCTCTCATACTGGAACCCTCAACCCTTGCCCCAGTGGAACCCTTCATTCTTGGTTACTGGAGTGTTCAGCTGTTACTTACTGGGACCTTAAAAAATTTTGCTTACAGACTGTCATGCACACTCACATTATTGACACCCATCTTACTGACAgctacattcacacacacaccttactgacagccacactcacacaccttaCTTGACAGCCACACTCGCACACCTTATTGAAAGCcatacacactcactcaccttcACATTTCAGGGCTAATGTATCGTCCAGTTTCTTGCGGCAGACATTACAGTGGCGGCGACGAACGTGAATTGGCTCTGACCAGCAGTGAGCCACCGGAGTcctgaggggagagggggagccaGGTGAGGTCAGACTTGGACATGTCAGGACGCGTTACGTGGTGAACAGGTACACGAGAGAGTATGAGGAAAACAACCAACTGGAAGTATATTGTTGAtctaaagaaaagaggaaaagcacAAAGAGGAAACATGAAGAAACACAAATAGAATGAAACACGATTGCCGAGTCAATATCGAGGCGTCCATGACAGACATTTTGTTCTTGAAGAATATactagtgaatgaataaattagatGAACTTAAGCAACAAATTACGTTCTGAAAATTGTTAATTGCAAAGACTTTACCAGATTTTATAAGCTTTGAAAACTGTTAATTGTAGATgacaacaacctgattactgagtccattccattcatcaacCGCTCCATTTGAGAACCAACCAATCTGTACTGAGATCAAGCAAAGACACCCCAAGTCTTTTCGTTATAATATTTAAACCATTTCATCTTGCTGCATACTCTGATCCAAAACACGAGGCACTGCATGTAGGCCAATatccttaactttttttcttttttccaagcTCGACATCACCTTGCACTGAGATAACACAAAGACACCTCAACTCCCTTTGTGGTAAGATTTAGATGAGCCAGCACCTTCATCTGGCCACTCATTCAGGTTTAAAACAAAAGGCTTTTACATTTAGGTCAATATCCTTAACCTTTTTCCAATACTCGACCTCACCTATACTGTTGCAAGATCTTATTATGAAACATTTCTCCGCCGCATCCtgactactttccaaaggctctagttaaagggACCCCtacaaaaatatatggaaaagctaatatataaggaaaaagattcaaaacacggggaaaaataaaaactacaagaaaaaaaaaacacatcataaTTCCTCTTTTTCAATACAGTCCCTCCCTTATAAATATATCCAAGACGTCACGGGCAAACAAAGTCACTCAGGCGGCGGGTTCGTAAAGGACAGCAAGTAAACACAGGTGGGTCATTCTTTGCCTCGTCTGCAGCCTTGCCGTCCTAATATTTAGATGTACAGTCACTGCCAAAAGTTTGTTCACGTGGCGTTTCTTTTCCACTAATTTAACTGTTCCGTCTCAACCGTAAGTCCTCCGATGTGCTGCCTGTCACCTTACAACACCTGAGAAGTGAAAGGTTCCAAGGAGATCAGAGCACATAAAGCTGAAGGAAGACGCTAAACATAGTGGAAGTGAAGGTGTCAGGTTACAAGACTTCTGGCCGCGACTGTACCTCACCTGCACATGTCACGCTCCCCTAACCCACCACCCACTAACACACATGCCAGCAAGCCCAGGTCAGGAGGCACTGCTCTTTGTGGGTGCTTGGGTACTTTGGTATTGCAGTGAACAGTGGATTGCGTGATGTACAGTGACAAggaaagattttatttttttttagttttatttcttcttttctttctttctcgttttgcGCATGTGTTCAGAGGAGGCAGGTTAATTACTACAGTGCTTTAAACGAAAAAAGTCAACCCATTGTAAAGTAAagcacacacccacatacacacacacacacacacacacacacacacacacacacacacacacacacacacacacacacacacacactcactcaccttcACGAGGGTGGAGGCCACGCTGGAGCATGGCGACACGACCGTCTTGAGGCATTTGTCGTGACACACAAAGTtgcagactgaaaaaaaatcaagaaaaaacacATTAGAACACTTAGTATATAACAAAGGTACAGGAAACTAACACAGCAAGCACGGCAGGAAAGAGATGTAACAGTACGTGATCTGGATGGCAAGACTTCATAACAAATGGTGACTTGAAACTCCAGAGGCCAGTTCCACAGTCTTTTCGTAAGCTTCCGAACCAAAAACGCTCCCCATGTTGGTGAGCGCCCGATCAAATAAGAAAGCTGAATAGGTCCTGCCGGTTAGTTAGCAAGTGAAAAAATGGTTGAACACTTGTCCAGGGCGGCACATCATCACTCGCCCTTCCCCGTGTTAAGAGACCAGTGGATAAAGCCCTTACTCGTATTTCGAAGGTCAGAGaaatgactagccgggttctgaAGAGTATCTATTCCGTTAATAAttaagaaatcttgttaacctttCGCTAggaccatgaaaacatccttaagaaccagtgtcacttcaactagagccttttcaatTTAAAGGAAATCCGATACAGAAGTGTTTTGGGATATGATTCTAAGTAGGAAGTACACTTTTATTAAGGGTTGGCACGCCTGACTGTCCAAGAACACACACCTGCAGCCGGATTTGTTCTTAGCTCCAGAAATGAATGGTTAGATGCTCATGGCTGGCCTGTACCGCACCCATCTtgttaaccgtgtgtgtgtgtgtgtgtgtgtgtgtgtgtgtgtgtgtagtgtacaGGGTCTGAGCTAAGGAAGGGATGCAGAggggaagaatgagggaaaggggaagcagaaggaaggaatacgTAAGGTGGGTAGAGATagcagaagaagagaagaagggaaacagaggagggttaagaaaggaagaagagagaataaggagagagagcaggtggttagtgtgtgtgtatgtgtgtggtgtgtgtgtgtgtgtgtgtgtgtgtgtgtgtgtgtgtgtgtgtgtgtgtgtgtgtgtgtgtgtgtgtgtgtgtgtgtgtgtgtgtgtgtgtgtgtgtgtgttagtactAGTAATATGTGCAATCGTGAATGTGCTATGTGTACGTGGTGTGAGTGTAACGCTGGCATACATAACACTAATACTAcagaggtggaggctgtgatggtggttgtggcggtggcggtggtggcggtggtggagcgCTTCAGGTGTGGCGGCGGAGTGACAGTCACCCTTAAGACTTCATGAGAAGCCTCCCACCTCcacgaaacaaacaacaaaccaaCCCACAAACAACCTCTCACACAAACAATGTTATTGGTGCATTCTGACACCATTCTCGTCCCTCCCCAGCTCCCCTCGGTATTGTAacatagggagggagggagggaaaaaagggagacgaGGGGAGATAGGGAGAAACCAGGAGAGAAACGGTGGTGAAAGGAGAGCACAAGAGGAcacggagaaagaagagaataaaagagaaaactgagGAATGGATAGAAGggcagaaggagaggaggaagagaaaccagGACGGTATAAAGAGAGGTGtaaaggagagacgagagaaagagagtggaagaggaaagtaagaaaaaggtggagagagacgGGAAAGAAAGGCAATGGGTCAAGAGAGTGGAAAAGCAGCGAGGGAAAAGCGAacgaagacaggaaaggaacaaaaaaaaagtagaagagaagaaagaaacaggcgAATGGAGACGAgatacgaagaaagaaagaaaaaaaaagagagaagaggcatGGAcacgaagagaaaacaagaatgaacaCAGAAAACGTCACCCCAGATGAATAATTTCCCAAAAAAAGAACATTCCACCCACAAAATTCCCCGACACAAAACTAATTTCCCCTTGAGATAGACAGTCTTAAGTGAACTAAGACTAACAGAACCTTGATTTTTCTCCTAACCCTCTAACAATCCTAACAAAATCTTGCACTTACGACCTTCAAATGCATTCTAGGTGTACAACTGTGGGTGAGAGAATGTGAGGAACATATCGTaagtgagagagatggagaaaggaaggatgttagggaaggaatgagaagcagaggaaggaaggtaagagtgTAGAGGGAGTACAGAGGTCCAAGACagttaagagggagagagggaaggagagataatgGGAAAGGGACATAAAGAGGTAGGAAAGAGGTAACAGAAAGGAAGTAAGAGGTAAGAAAGGGGGAAGtaagggatgagggaagagaagagaaagggttaagtgagAAGTAAAGGGTAAGGAATGGGAAATAAGAGATAGAAGGCGGAAGGGaaagaattaagagagagaggaaaggaagtgatgggagaaaatatgggaaaggaaaaagatattaagaaatGACGGGAAAAAgggaactaaaaaaataaaggaagtgacaatgtgagaaatgggaagagagaCAATAGTGAAATGAGAGAAAGCAAAGAGTAAAGAGAGGGAACAAACAATAGGAGATAAAAGAATagggaaggaaaactaaaagggaaaaacaatggagaggagagggaggagggaaagggataaTGGGGGGTGAGGAATGGGGCTGGGTGTGGGGGGGTGAAAGGTCACGGGTGTGTTCTTGGTCAGGTGGGGGTCAGGTAGGGTCAGGTGGGGTCACGCCAGGTGAACCAGAACAACTAAGTGGATTACGAATATgcaactttcttctctctctctctctctctctctctctctctctctc carries:
- the LOC135110441 gene encoding LOW QUALITY PROTEIN: diacylglycerol kinase theta-like (The sequence of the model RefSeq protein was modified relative to this genomic sequence to represent the inferred CDS: deleted 3 bases in 2 codons), which codes for MALAKAATTPPGHCFVKRTFHKPVYCHHCTDLLWGIIGQGYTCEVCNFVCHDKCLKTVVSPCSSVASTLVKTPVAHCWSEPIHVRRRHCNVCRKKLDDTLALKCEVCEYFVHVDCEDFVVPNCKDCAIFILDKTLPQVVQQHHWREGNLPANSKCVVDKKTCWTGRVSGGLRCEWCGYTVHASCSSRVPETCTFGLLEPIMLPPSAVSIPRTEVPMEAIIGVQNRRKDTLSRESRSISEEFVSEGYKARESEEPAMRERSKDRDEKDEEVVKVFDGNSSQRRRMFRPITISKTASVAEFLTAALRAFHLPQEVGNTYLTDASAAEETELTDALPVSKLTRRDGKRPAVFLRYREKGNDEGQIHVYPSRLGGAVGVEHTVLPVTSHTCVTEVISLALKKFDLPDANPEDYRLVEVMLDKGVSERVMENSERPWELMKAVARESVRQMEMMRFYLQLAKDPHGSNIALFVGNLPPNLSQRQYDNILTDILGNAAGYKYSSIGPIYYEYGSMVITYEDSDLAVRAFYTLRESRYDDKTLLVMLLPNVQPQLIPDGVQPLLVFVNVKSGGCQGLQLIHSFRKLLNPYQVFDLDNGGPLPGLYVFRKVKSYKILVCGGDGTIGWVLQCLDNVGQDSECEHPACAIVPLGTGNDLARVLRWGPGYNGGEDPINLLKDVIEAEEVRLDRWTVVFHVDEKMEDKPTQTNSTAGSTSEDNTQIFVMNNYFGIGIEAELCLDFHNAREENPNKFNSRLHNKSVYVKMGLRKMVSRKLCKDLHKEIRLEVDGKPVELPPLEGVIILNILSWGSGANPWGPEKDDQFNKPNHWDGHLEVVGVTGIVHLGQIQSGLRSAIRIAQGGHIRIKLNSELPVQVDGEPWNQAPGEVVVLKSALKATMLKKTSKSKLKRRNTEPSMAGAEVPRLEVRPDPASSHPL